In one Pseudomonas fitomaticsae genomic region, the following are encoded:
- a CDS encoding FAD assembly factor SdhE, with protein sequence MVEQVELNRLFWHSRRGMLELDVLLVPFVKEVYANLNEVDRALYVRLLECEDQDMFGWFMERSESEDPELQRMVRMILDRVQPK encoded by the coding sequence ATGGTCGAACAAGTTGAACTGAATCGCCTCTTTTGGCACAGCCGTCGCGGCATGCTGGAACTCGACGTGTTGCTGGTGCCGTTCGTGAAAGAGGTCTACGCCAATCTGAACGAGGTGGATCGCGCGCTGTATGTCCGCCTGCTCGAGTGCGAGGATCAGGACATGTTCGGCTGGTTCATGGAGCGCAGCGAATCGGAAGATCCCGAGCTGCAACGCATGGTTCGCATGATTTTGGATCGTGTCCAGCCCAAGTAA
- a CDS encoding protein YgfX — protein MSSPSNTFECRWHASRQLLAAYLLAQAFALGSLFLLSIPFWVSLLGALVCLGHAAWVLPRQILLSHPKAFCGLRRDADGWQLWNRADGWQAVQLRPDSLALPLIVVLRFRLRGERRVRSICVTRDSQAADLHRRLRVRLKFSRRRWAAPE, from the coding sequence GTGTCCAGCCCAAGTAACACGTTCGAATGCCGCTGGCATGCCTCACGGCAGTTGCTGGCGGCGTATCTTCTGGCGCAGGCATTCGCGCTGGGTTCTCTGTTTCTGTTATCGATTCCTTTCTGGGTTTCTCTGCTTGGGGCTCTCGTGTGTCTCGGCCATGCTGCGTGGGTGTTGCCACGGCAGATCCTGCTGAGTCATCCCAAGGCATTCTGCGGATTGCGCCGGGACGCGGATGGCTGGCAACTGTGGAATCGGGCCGATGGCTGGCAAGCGGTGCAATTGCGCCCGGACAGTCTGGCGCTGCCACTGATCGTGGTGCTGCGCTTTCGCTTGCGTGGTGAGCGGCGGGTCAGGTCTATCTGTGTAACGCGGGACTCGCAGGCGGCGGATCTGCACCGACGCCTGCGGGTACGCCTCAAGTTCAGCCGACGTAGGTGGGCGGCACCAGAATAG
- the nadB gene encoding L-aspartate oxidase, with translation MSQQFQHDVLVIGSGAAGLSLALTLPGHLRIAVLSKGDLANGSTYWAQGGVAAVLDDTDTVESHVDDTLNAGGGLCHEDAVRFTVEHSKEAIQWLIDQGVPFTRDEQSGTEDGGFEFHLTREGGHSHRRIIHAADATGAAIFTTLLAQAKERPNIELLEQRVAVDLITERRLGLEGERCLGAYVLNRKTGEVDTFGARFVILASGGAAKVYLYTSNPDGACGDGIAMAWRSGCRVANLEFNQFHPTCLYHPQAKSFLVTEALRGEGAHLKLPNGERFMQRFDSRAELAPRDIVARAIDHEMKRLGVDCVYLDISHKPEAFIKSHFPTVYERCLGFGIDITKQPIPVVPAAHYTCGGVMVDQQGRTDVPGLYAIGETSFTGLHGANRMASNSLLECFVYARSAAADILEQLPDVAIPRALPAWDASQVTDSDEDVIIAHNWDELRRFMWDYVGIVRTNKRLQRAQHRVRLLLDEIDEFYSNYKVSRDLIELRNLAQVAELMIRSAMERKESRGLHYTLDYPDLLPEALDTILVPPTYVG, from the coding sequence CGCTGCCGGTTTGAGTCTCGCGCTGACCCTGCCCGGTCACTTGCGCATCGCCGTACTGAGCAAAGGCGACCTCGCCAACGGTTCGACCTATTGGGCCCAGGGTGGCGTCGCGGCCGTGCTGGACGACACCGACACCGTCGAATCCCATGTCGATGACACCCTCAATGCCGGCGGCGGCCTGTGCCATGAAGACGCGGTGCGTTTCACCGTTGAGCACAGCAAGGAAGCGATCCAGTGGCTGATCGACCAGGGCGTGCCGTTCACTCGCGATGAACAGTCCGGCACGGAAGACGGCGGCTTCGAATTCCACCTCACCCGCGAAGGCGGCCACAGCCATCGACGGATCATCCATGCAGCCGATGCCACCGGCGCTGCGATTTTCACGACATTGCTGGCCCAGGCCAAAGAGCGCCCGAACATCGAATTGCTCGAACAGCGGGTAGCGGTCGATCTGATCACCGAGCGTCGGCTGGGGCTGGAAGGCGAACGTTGCCTCGGCGCCTACGTGCTCAACCGCAAAACCGGGGAAGTCGATACTTTCGGTGCACGCTTCGTGATTCTGGCGTCCGGCGGCGCCGCCAAAGTCTATCTATATACAAGCAACCCCGACGGTGCCTGCGGTGATGGCATCGCCATGGCCTGGCGTTCAGGTTGCCGGGTGGCGAACCTGGAGTTCAACCAGTTTCACCCCACCTGCCTCTATCACCCGCAAGCCAAGAGCTTTCTGGTAACCGAAGCACTGCGCGGCGAAGGCGCTCATTTGAAGCTGCCGAACGGCGAACGCTTCATGCAGCGCTTCGACTCACGTGCAGAACTGGCGCCTCGGGACATCGTCGCCCGGGCCATCGACCATGAAATGAAGCGTCTGGGTGTCGACTGCGTCTACCTCGACATCAGCCACAAACCCGAAGCGTTCATCAAATCGCACTTCCCGACCGTCTATGAGCGCTGCCTCGGATTCGGCATCGACATCACCAAGCAACCAATTCCGGTCGTACCAGCGGCGCACTACACCTGCGGCGGCGTGATGGTCGATCAACAAGGCCGCACCGACGTGCCCGGTCTGTATGCCATCGGCGAAACCAGCTTCACCGGCCTGCACGGCGCCAACCGCATGGCCAGCAACTCGCTGCTCGAATGCTTCGTCTACGCCCGTTCGGCAGCGGCGGACATTCTCGAGCAACTGCCCGACGTCGCCATCCCGCGCGCCCTGCCCGCCTGGGACGCCAGCCAGGTGACCGACTCCGATGAAGACGTGATCATCGCCCACAACTGGGACGAATTGCGGCGATTCATGTGGGACTACGTGGGCATCGTGCGCACCAACAAGCGCCTGCAACGGGCACAGCATCGCGTGCGTCTGCTGCTGGATGAAATCGACGAGTTCTACAGCAACTATAAAGTCAGTCGTGACCTGATCGAGTTGCGCAACCTGGCACAGGTAGCGGAACTGATGATCCGCTCGGCCATGGAGCGCAAGGAAAGCCGAGGCCTGCATTACACCCTCGACTACCCGGACCTGCTGCCCGAGGCACTCGACACTATTCTGGTGCCGCCCACCTACGTCGGCTGA